From a region of the Cololabis saira isolate AMF1-May2022 chromosome 8, fColSai1.1, whole genome shotgun sequence genome:
- the LOC133449298 gene encoding potassium voltage-gated channel subfamily A member 3-like, which produces MTVENMLEESAALSAPHLSADRYERSRRGCCERVSINISGLRFETQLKTFNQFPDTLLGDPRKRMRYFDPLRNEYFFDRNRPSFDAILYYYQSGGRIRRPVNVPIDIFSEEIRFYQLGDEAMEKFREDEGFIKEEERVLPKNDFQKQVWLLFEYPESSGPARGIAIVSVLVILISIVIFCMETLPEFRDERDLSTVAPAVNGTALYAHSPFTDPFFVIETLCIIWFSFELLVRFFACPSKTVFSKNIMNIIDIVAIIPYFITLGTEMAESQSNGGQQAMSLAILRVIRLVRVFRIFKLSRHSKGLQILGQTLKASMRELGLLIFFLFIGVILFSSAVYFAEADDPSSSFTSIPDAFWWAVVTMTTVGYGDMHPVTIGGKIVGSLCAIAGVLTIALPVPVIVSNFNYFYHRETDGEEHQQCLNTDSCEHLPPEEMRRSCSSASLSKSDYMVIEEGINHAFKQPSFTTENNQNCVNIKKIFTDV; this is translated from the coding sequence ATGACGGTGGAAAACATGCTGGAGGAGTCGGCTGCGCTCTCCGCGCCTCACCTCTCCGCGGATCGATACGAGCGCAGCCGCCGCGGATGCTGCGAGAGGGTCAGCATCAACATCTCCGGGTTGCGTTTCGAGACCCAGCTTAAAACTTTTAACCAGTTTCCCGACACGCTGCTCGGGGACCCCAGGAAAAGGATGCGCTACTTTGACCCGCTCAGGAACGAGTACTTCTTCGACAGGAACAGACCCAGCTTTGACGCCATCCTTTACTATTACCAGTCGGGAGGGCGCATTCGCAGACCTGTTAACGTCCCCATTGATATTTTCTCAGAGGAAATCCGCTTCTACCAACTCGGGGACGAGGCCATGGAGAAATTTCGCGAGGATGAAGGGTTTATCAAAGAGGAGGAGCGCGTACTCCCCAAAAACGATTTCCAAAAGCAGGTTTGGCTTTTGTTTGAATATCCCGAAAGCTCGGGACCAGCGAGGGGGATAGCCATTGTTTCAGTGcttgttattttaatttcaatagttattttttgCATGGAGACTCTTCCGGAATTCCGGGATGAACGAGACTTGTCCACAGTGGCGCCCGCAGTTAATGGCACGGCTCTTTACGCGCACAGCCCGTTCACGGACCCCTTCTTTGTAATAGAAACGCTGTGTATTATATGGTTCTCCTTTGAGCTGCTGGTCAGGTTTTTCGCCTGTCCAAGCAAAACTGTATTCTCCAAAAACATCATGAACATCATTGATATTGTAGCCATAATCCCTTACTTTATCACCCTGGGGACCGAGATGGCGGAGAGCCAGAGTAACGGCGGCCAGCAGGCCATGTCTCTGGCCATCCTGAGGGTCATCAGACTGGTCAGGGTGTTTCGTATCTTTAAGCTTTCGCGTCACTCAAAGGGGCTTCAGATTTTAGGGCAGACCCTCAAGGCCAGCATGAGGGAGCTGGGTTTGCTCatatttttcctcttcatcgGGGTCATCCTCTTCTCCAGTGCTGTTTACTTTGCAGAAGCGGACGACCCGTCATCCAGCTTCACCAGCATCCCGGATGCTTTTTGGTGGGCAGTGGTCACCATGACCACGGTCGGGTATGGGGACATGCATCCGGTGACTATTGGGGGCAAAATAGTGGGGTCACTCTGCGCAATAGCCGGCGTGCTGACCATCGCCTTACCCGTGCCAGTGATTGTCTCCAATTTCAACTACTTTTATCACAGAGAGACGGATGGAGAAGAGCACCAGCAGTGTCTGAACACGGATAGTTGTGAGCACCTCCCCCcggaggagatgaggaggtcgTGCAGCTCCGCATCCCTCAGCAAGTCAGACTATATGGTGATAGAAGAAGGCATCAATCACGCATTTAAACAGCCCAGCTTCACCACGGAAAACAACCAGAACTGTGTGAACATCAAAAAGATCTTCACGGACGTGTAA